The following are encoded together in the Panicum virgatum strain AP13 chromosome 6K, P.virgatum_v5, whole genome shotgun sequence genome:
- the LOC120713422 gene encoding protein FAR1-RELATED SEQUENCE 5-like has protein sequence MENATPQKSWSVPFCGSSYTPECDDSLKPAVGMTFEDIDSAKEFYKTYAAHVGFPVRVGQHKAKNGLVTNKRFYCSREGFRKAKDETQSEPECSGKRKCERKITRCGCLAMIVLKRTKESKYIITTFVEEHTHALVSPNKQHLIRSNREVGEKVKITLFNFHRASIGTSDAYRFLRVGLGGFENVGCTLRDLQNYHGKLRCLIKSSDAQMFVDQLSRKALANPAFYFDYIVDEKGRLVHAFWADATCRKNYAHFGDLVSFDSTYSTNEYNMIFTPFTGINHHKANVLFGAALLSNEKIDSYTWLFKTFLNAMGGVEPAVIITDEDASMKISIQNVFLTSVHRLCMWHILRKVPDKVGPDLKEDDDFHASLSLCVWSCETPEEFEDRWARIMIQYGLKNHEWFAGRAFEDHF, from the exons ATGGAGAATGCAACACCACAAAAATCATGGAGTGTGCCATTCTGT GGATCATCTTACACACCAGAATGTGACGACTCTTTAAAGCCAGCAGTTGGCATGACATTTGAGGACATAGATTCAGCCAAAGAGTTCTATAAAACCTATGCGGCACATGTTGGGTTTCCGGTACGTGTGGGTCAGCACAAGGCAAAGAATGGTTTGGTGACGAACAAGCGTTTCTACTGCTCAAGAGAAGGGTTCCGTAAGGCTAAAGATGAGACACAATCTGAACCTGAATGCAGTGGGAAAAGGAAATGTGAAAGGAAAATCACACGATGTGGATGTCTAGCAATGATTGTTCTCAAGCGGACAAAGGAAAGTAAATACATCATAACCACTTTTGTGGAAGAGCATACACATGCGCTTGTCTCACCTAATAAGCAGCATCTCATAAGATCAAATAGAGAAGTTGGCGAGAAGGTCAAGATTACATTGTTCAATTTTCATAGGGCTAGTATTGGCACTTCAGATGCATATCGTTTCCTTCGTGTTGGCCTTGGAGGTTTTGAGAATGTTGGGTGCACATTAAGGGACCTACAAAATTATCATGGGAAGTTAAGGTGCTTGATAAAGTCATCAGATGCTCAAATGTTTGTTGACCAACTGAGCAGAAAGGCGCTTGCAAATCCagcattttattttgattacaTCGTCGATGAGAAGGGCAGGTTAGTCCATGCATTTTGGGCAGATGCCACTTGTAggaaaaattatgctcatttcgGGGATCTAGTATCTTTTGACTCTACATACAGCACGAATGAGTATAATATGATATTCACACCCTTCACTGGAATCAACCATCACAAGGCAAATGTGTTGTTTGGGGCTGCATTGCTATCAAATGAGAAGATTGATTCCTACACATGGTTGTTTAAGACATTCTTGAATGCAATGGGTGGTGTTGAACCTGCTGTAATTATAACTGATGAAGATGCCAGCATGAAGATTTCCATACAAAATGTTTTCCTAACATCAGTCCATAGGCTATGCATGTGGCACATACTGCGGAAGGTTCCTGATAAGGTTGGTCCTGACCTCAAGGAGGATGACGATTTCCATGCTTCTCTTAGTTTATGTGTGTGGTCATGCGAAACACCAGAAGAATTTGAGGATCGATGGGCAAGAATTATGATACAATATGGATTGAAAAACCATGAGTGGTTTGCTGGGAG GGCTTTTGAGGACCACTTCTAG